Proteins encoded within one genomic window of Pieris brassicae chromosome 12, ilPieBrab1.1, whole genome shotgun sequence:
- the LOC123717366 gene encoding uncharacterized protein LOC123717366 isoform X2 produces the protein MMEPETDKELKIYSEIQRPTKYFYTPKFEAKDTLTSKDAVKFLLDGTLRLRVCKYCLNITQNLNELDEIIVVAGKCGLYEVTINDIVTSFYPVKVNCDTNFPNKICSDCLDRAFQCYFFTQQCEQAGRALHNYLEDLNEKFNKLDPMEPLKRRGKPKLYLNHNVLNMECKNVIDYAEPLINLINLNALPNDLELTDLECPKCWQVLPNITSLVNHEKSHPKSMWYYCKQCGKAFVKYTQLKKHKRNEHSQKIEDINLEKIIFACKQCGISNESLSKHLLHIEKHSFTKTLSELIMNPKGNCAMCFNKAYNMVHLNENMHMHGGGAGLTGEKSISNIVTSVFPDKSYSYRELSIPSYPSILPIIKRKMDILEKSIKKMKIDLGNTQLENINIECVKRVLFSKSKSDNVRIFANINNKDNRDILKEHIKLIDAAVAINKYENATSFGSSQQLIRNYLTENAIKLSEKAVTDKTHVKNIYQYYFEPILSENYPLKVRENNNRNCKICWLFKKPTCPSCKQYITKTQEKNYEERETEKKSCNLCYIFVKVGFCDVCHNILELDKDNKIFVVSKDKIDKPKSTVWQCNICLSDNINRESCIWCEKNSNPNKSVKNVVSLSNMFTAPLTYEIMEENHLPVKNVEGMTTYSKGTKTLKQLNNTYLLNKKHSSSVESPMDIEMYLAIYEEEMDFEESKLKEMLQDVPIRNQCTIMNGLQDHVKSSYHNILLPTQTRMKFNVGLGKSNRKFKKPLRKISSLPKSYLLS, from the exons ATGATGGAGCCTGAAACTGACAAagaattaaagatatattcaGAAATACAGAGAccaactaaatatttttatactccAAAATTCGAAGCTAAAGACACATTAACTTCGAAAGATGCCGTTAAATTTCTGCTTGATGGCACTTTAAGATTGCGAGTAtgcaaatattgtttaaatataactcaaaatttaaatgaactggatgaaataattgtagtgGCGGGAAAATGTGGGCTTTACGAAGTCACTATTAATGATATTGTAACCAGTTTTTATCCTGTCAAG GTTAACTGTGATACAAATTTTCCAAATAAGATATGTAGTGACTGCTTAGACAGAGCTTTTCAATGCTACTTTTTCACCCAGCAATGTGAACAAGCTGGAAGGGCCTTACATAATTACTTAGAAgatttaaatgaaaagtttaataaactaGATCCAATGGAGCCTCTAAAAAGGCGTGGCAAACCTAAACTTTATCTTAATCACAATGTACTTAATATGGaatgtaaaaatgttatagatTATGCGGAACCTCTCATAAAtctcataaatttaaatgctcTTCCAAATGATTTGGAACTGACTGACTTAGAATGTCCAAAATGCTGGCAAGTGCTTCCAAATATAACATCTCTAGTTAACCATGAAAAGTCTCATCCAAAATCAATGTGGTATTATTGTAAACAGTGTGGAAAAGCTTTTGTTAAATACACCCAATTAAAGAAACACAAACGAAATGAGCATTCACAAAAAATTGAAGATAtcaatttagaaaaaataatatttgcatGTAAACAGTGTGGTATATCTAATGAGTCACTATCAAAACATTTACTACACATAGAAAAACATAGTTTTACAAAGACATTGAGTGAATTGATAATGAATCCAAAAGGCAATTGTGCCATGTGCTTTAACAAGGCTTACAATATGGTTCATCTTAATGAGAATATGCATATGCATGGTGGTGGAGCTGGACTAACGGGAGAGAAAAGTATTTCTAATATTGTTACTTCAGTGTTCCCAGAT AAATCATACAGTTATCGAGAACTTTCTATACCATCTTACCCATCTATTTTGCCTATAATCAAACGCAAAATGGACATATTAGAAAAGTCTATCAAGAAAATGAAGATTGATTTAGGGAACACCCaacttgaaaatattaatatagaatgTGTTAAAAGAGTTCTCTTTTCAAAATCTAAATCGGACAATGTTAGAATATTtgccaatattaataataaggatAATAGAGATATTCTCAaagaacatattaaattaattgatgcTGCTGTCGCCatcaataaatatgaaaatgcaACATCTTTTGGATCAAGTCAACAACTCATTAGGAATTATTTGACAGAGAATGCAATAAAACTGTCAGAGAAGGCTGTAACGGATAAAACTcacgtaaaaaatatataccaatattattttgagcCAATTTTATCAGAAAATTATCCATTAAAAGTTAGGGAGAATAATAACAGAAATTGCAAAATTTGTTGGTTGTTTAAGAAACCTACTTGTCCTTCTTGCAAACAATACATTACGAAAACAcaggaaaaaaattatgaagaaAGAGAAACGGAGAAGAAGAGctgtaatttgtgttatatatttgttaaagttGGATTTTGTGATGTCTGTCACAATATACTAGAACTGGACaaggataataaaatatttgtggtaTCAAAAGATAAGATTGACAAACCCAAATCAACTGTTTGGCAATGTAATATATGTCTTAGCGATAATATTAACAGAGAATCATGCATTTGGTGTGAAAAAAACAGTAATCCAAATAAATCTGTGAAAAATGTTGTAAGTTTAAGTAATATGTTTACTGCACCATTAACATATGAAATAATGGAGGAAAACCATCTACCAGTTAAAAATGTGGAGGGTATGACAACTTATTCCAAAGGcactaaaactttaaaacaacTTAATAACACATATCtacttaacaaaaaacattcaAGTTCTGTTGAAAGCCCAATGGATATTGAAATGTACCTTGCAATTTATGAAGAAGAAATGGATTTTGAAGAAAGTAAGCTAAAAGAGATGTTGCAAGATGTTCCTATCAGAAATCAATGTACAATTATGAATGGTTTACAAGATCACGTTAAATCAAGCTATCATAATATATTGCTACCGACACAAACTAGAATGAAATTTAATGTTGGCCTTGGAAAGAGCAATAGAAAATTCAAAAAGCCACTACGAAAAATTTCATCATTACCAAAATCATATCTTCTCTCTTAA